Proteins encoded by one window of Pseudonocardia alni:
- a CDS encoding ABC transporter ATP-binding protein, with the protein MSDSGKPMIALEGISKTYPKSTTPAVQELDLHVPEGTISMFIGPSGCGKTTTLKMMNRLIEPSTGRILLDGDDVTDVNADELRRRIGYVIQQVGLFPHFTIGDNIAVVPRILGWDRNRITARIDELLHLVGLEPKTYRDRYPRQLSGGQQQRVGVARGLAADPSVMLMDEPFGAIDPITRERIQDEFLELQQQIAKTICFVTHDLTEAVKLGDRIAVFGPGGALQQYDTPDMILTHPANDFVAEFVGSGAAVRRLSLLELSRLELQSVDLDGTAARNGSPTYEADAEGRPVRWAYLPGTADLPKLVTVPRTGTVYDAVDVMLDSQTELVGVVDEQQRLQGALWWRDLVEGLKTKAGS; encoded by the coding sequence GTGTCTGATTCCGGCAAGCCGATGATCGCCCTCGAAGGCATCAGCAAGACCTATCCGAAGTCCACCACCCCGGCCGTGCAGGAACTCGACCTGCACGTACCCGAGGGCACCATCTCGATGTTCATCGGGCCGTCCGGCTGCGGCAAGACGACCACGCTGAAGATGATGAACCGGCTCATCGAGCCCAGCACCGGCCGCATCCTGCTCGACGGCGACGACGTCACCGACGTCAACGCCGACGAGCTGCGCCGCCGCATCGGCTACGTCATCCAGCAGGTCGGCCTGTTCCCGCACTTCACGATCGGCGACAACATCGCCGTCGTCCCGCGGATCCTCGGCTGGGACCGCAACCGGATCACCGCCCGGATCGACGAGCTGCTCCACCTGGTCGGGCTCGAGCCGAAGACCTACCGCGACCGCTACCCCCGCCAGCTCTCCGGCGGCCAGCAGCAGCGCGTCGGCGTCGCCCGCGGGCTCGCCGCGGACCCGTCGGTGATGCTGATGGACGAGCCGTTCGGCGCCATCGACCCGATCACCCGCGAACGCATCCAGGACGAGTTCCTGGAGCTGCAGCAGCAGATCGCCAAGACCATCTGCTTCGTCACCCACGACCTCACCGAGGCGGTCAAGCTCGGCGACCGGATCGCGGTGTTCGGGCCCGGCGGCGCGCTGCAGCAGTACGACACGCCCGACATGATCCTGACCCACCCGGCCAACGACTTCGTCGCCGAGTTCGTCGGTTCCGGTGCCGCGGTGCGACGGCTGTCGCTGCTGGAGCTGTCCCGCCTGGAGCTGCAGTCGGTCGACCTCGACGGGACCGCCGCCCGTAACGGCTCCCCCACCTACGAGGCCGACGCCGAGGGCCGCCCGGTGCGCTGGGCGTACCTGCCGGGCACCGCCGACCTGCCGAAACTGGTGACGGTGCCGCGCACCGGCACCGTCTACGACGCCGTCGACGTCATGCTCGACTCCCAGACCGAGCTGGTCGGTGTGGTCGACGAGCAGCAGCGGCTGCAGGGCGCGCTCTGGTGGCGCGACCTGGTCGAGGGCCTCAAGACCAAGGCCGGTTCATGA
- a CDS encoding ABC transporter permease, with amino-acid sequence MDFFTYVGSQLNQLVFYGQQHFLLVAISVGIAVVISLVAGTLLHTNRLTPESWSRPVRAGSREALLIMFSAALTIPSLALFGLLQPILGLGVTPSLTALTIYAIYPVLRNVVAGLSSVDDAVLESARGMGMGSVRRMFTIQLPLAWPVILSGIRVAVLIIIGIAVVAGAINGPGFGSSLFLGLQRLGSVNSFNQVLAATLGCLVVAAVYELVFWIVQRFTTPRGIRV; translated from the coding sequence GTGGATTTCTTCACCTATGTCGGCAGCCAGCTGAACCAGTTGGTGTTCTACGGCCAGCAGCATTTCCTGCTGGTCGCGATCTCGGTCGGAATCGCGGTCGTGATCTCGTTGGTGGCGGGCACCCTGCTGCACACCAATCGGCTGACTCCCGAGTCGTGGAGCCGGCCGGTCCGGGCGGGCTCCCGTGAGGCGTTGCTGATCATGTTCTCCGCCGCGCTGACGATCCCGTCGCTGGCGCTGTTCGGTCTGCTGCAGCCGATCCTGGGGCTCGGCGTCACGCCGTCGCTGACGGCGCTGACGATCTACGCGATCTACCCGGTGCTGCGTAACGTCGTGGCCGGGCTCTCCTCGGTGGACGACGCCGTCCTCGAGTCCGCCCGCGGGATGGGGATGGGTTCGGTCCGGCGGATGTTCACCATCCAGCTGCCGCTGGCCTGGCCGGTGATCCTGTCCGGCATCCGGGTCGCCGTTCTGATCATCATCGGTATCGCGGTCGTCGCCGGCGCCATCAACGGCCCGGGCTTCGGCTCCTCGCTCTTCCTCGGCCTGCAACGGCTGGGATCGGTCAACTCGTTCAACCAGGTTCTGGCGGCCACACTCGGCTGCCTCGTCGTGGCTGCGGTCTACGAGCTCGTCTTCTGGATCGTGCAGCGTTTCACCACCCCGAGGGGGATCCGTGTCTGA